Proteins encoded together in one Acanthochromis polyacanthus isolate Apoly-LR-REF ecotype Palm Island chromosome 12, KAUST_Apoly_ChrSc, whole genome shotgun sequence window:
- the si:dkey-87o1.2 gene encoding uncharacterized protein si:dkey-87o1.2: MKLLIPLVGLSVTIMVFMIAQTVRQELVLRDLKSRISTSASEVKMKEEAIVEVKVKLQEVKLSLKSLETKVEEVKKKKIETEKSEQEFLNGLQTCNTQREQTKVKSTEITESMNKLKADHEEAKSRAQHDIQTLKQQILDRDKAICAFADTTKDEARRLCGL; encoded by the exons ATGAAGCTGCTAATACCTCTGGTCGGCCTCAGCGTGACCATCATGGTCTTCATGATCGCCCAGACTGTGCGTCAGGAGCTGGTTCTGCGCGACCTGAAATCGCGCATTTCGACGAGCGCCTCGGAGGTCAAGATGAAGGAGGAGGCGATCGTCGAGGTGAAAGTCAAACTCCAGGAGGTGAAGCTGTCGCTGAAGTCTCTGGAGACCAAGGTGGaagaagtgaagaagaaaaagatagAAACGGAAAAATCTGAGCAGGAATTTCTTAACGGTCTGCAGACCTGCAACACCCAGCGG GAGCAGACCAAAGTGAAGAGTACAGAAATCACAGAATCCATGAACAAGCTGAAAG CTGACCATGAAGAGGCTAAATCTAGAGCTCAGCATGACATTCAGACTTTGAAGCAACAGATTCTGGACAGAGACAAGGCAATCTGTGCCTTCGCAGACACGACAAAGGACGAAGCACG GAGGCTGTGTGGACTCTAA